Part of the Synechococcus sp. HK01-R genome is shown below.
GATGACGTGCCCACGGGGCAATTGAGATCAGGGCGACGATTGATCGTGGCCTGCAGCATCATGCGACGCTCCATGGCGAAACGATCTTCCAGAAGCCGCTGCCAGAGCTCCTGACCACCCAGCAGGCTGGCCTCGTGGGTGAGGAAGCCGAGATGACCGCCCACGTTGAAGCAGAGGATCGGCACATTCAGCACCGCCAGGTGGCGTGCTGCACCCAGCACAGTGCCGTCACCACCAAGCACCACGGCTAAATCCGGCAGCTCAGGCTCGGACGCGAGCAAACCCGGAAATGGATCTGCACTCAGACCACTCATGGCCAGGCTGACCTTGGCCCCCAGTGACTCCAGTTCAGAGGCACACTTGCGTGCTTCACGCAAGGCGATGGGGCTGTCAGCCCGATAGATCAACCAGACCCGATCGAGGCGCATGAAACAGTGGCGCCGGGGTCACCAGCGCAGCAGGTTGAAACGTTCCATATCCACTGTGACCCTGTTCCGATAAAGCGACAGCAAGATCGCCAGACCAACGGCAGCTTCCGCCGCTGCCACCGTGATCACAAACACCGCAAACACCTGACCGCGAATCAGATCGCCATCCACATAGGACGAGAAGGCCATCAGGTTGATGTTGACTGCGTTGAGCATCAGCTCAATGCTCATCAGCACCCGAACGGCATTGCGGCTATTGATCAGGCCCCAAACACCAGTGCAGAACAGAACAGCTGCCAGCAGCAGAAAGGCCTCGAGGGGAACGGAACCGCTGAGCAGATCAGACATGGGAGGGAGTAAGAAAAAACGGTGCGACCGGAACAGTGATCAACGCAATCAGGAGGGGCCCTGATCGACCAGAAGTGGTGTCCGCGCCTTTTCGATCAGGCCTTGATCGGCCTCCTCGCCCGTGCCGAGATCCGTGGCCTGAACATCCCGACGTGCGAGCACAATCGCTCCAATCATCGCCATCAGGAGGAGAACGGAGGCGAGCTCAAAGGGCAGTAAATAGTCGGTGAAGAGATGCTCACCGATCCGCTCAGTGGCTGCCTCGCCAATGGCCGCCGGGCCAGGAGTGGCCCATGGGGTGGTGACCACCACACGAACCAGCAAGGCAAAAAGGCCGGCACAGACCCCACCTGAGAGCAGGCGCCGCGTTGACAACCCTGGAACTGGAGCGAGGTCTTCCCGTTTGTTCACGAGCATGATCGCGAACAGGATCAGCACGTTCACAGCACCCACGTAAACAAGCACCTGGGCTGCCGCCACAAAGCTTGCATTGAGAAGGAGATAGAGGCCGGCGACCGCCAGAAACACCCCGCCGAGCAGAAACGCGGAGTACACGATGTTGCTCAGCAACACCACACCGAGGGCGCCAAGCACCACCACGGCCCCAAGAACAACAAAGCAAATCAGCTGGGTGGATGCCGCGATCGTCATTCGGCGCTCTCCTCCTTCGCGGGGGCAGACCCTGAGGATTCTCCCCCATCCCCTGCTCCTGAACCAGGATTGCTGGAGAGAGAAGCCAGGATCTGCTCAGGGAGCTGACCGGCTCGGGGTTGATCGGCAGGCACTCCGTGGGGATCCATGGCACCGGCAGGGAGATACCCCAGCTCTCGCAGGGGCTGAACGGAAGGATCGGTGGTGACGCTGGTGGGCAGGCGTCCGAGGGCCACGTTGTCGAAATTCAGGCTGTGACGATCAAAAGCTGCGAGCTCGTACTCCTCCGTCATCGACAGGCAGTTGGTGGGGCAGTACTCCACGCAGTTGCCACAGAAAATGCAAACCCCGAAATCGATCGAGTAGTTGCGCAGCTCTTTCTTCTTGGTCTCCTTGTTCATCACCCAGTCAACGACTGGGAGATTGATCGGACAGACCCGCACACACACCTCACAGGCGATGCATTTATCGAACTCGTAATGGATGCGGCCGCGGTAACGCTCCGACGGGATCAATTTCTCGTAGGGGTACTGGACCGTGACCGGTCTCCGCTTCATGTGGTCAAAAGTGACCGCCAAGCCCTGGGTGAGATTGCGGGCTGCATCCACCGCATCCCGGGTGTACTCGCCAACCTGCTTGAGAAATCCGAACATGGCCAGGGTGCCGTCAGAGGGTCATGATGCCGCGTCCAGCGGCGTGTTGTCTGAGATGAGGGAGCGGCTCAACCACCGAAAGCAACGGGGAACGCCAGCTTGAGAGCAGCCGTGACCAGGAGATTCACCAGGGAAAGGGGAAGCAGGAACTTCCAGCCCAGGTCGAGCAACTGGTCAATGCGCACCCGCGGAGTGGTCCAGCGCAGGAGAATGGCCAGGAACACAAGCAGATAGGCCTTGAGCACGGTCATGACGATGCCCACCGTGCCGGTGATCACTTGGACCAAAGGAGCATCAACCGACTGGCCGAGCCAGCCAGCCAGCCATTCGACCGGAATCGGGAAACCCCAACCACCCAGGTAGAGCACCGAAACCAACAGGGCCGAGAGCACGAGATTGATGTAGCTGCCCAGATAGAAGAGGGCAAATTTCATGCCCGCATATTCGGTCTGGTAGCCGGCCACCAGCTCCTCTTCGGCCTCCGGAAGGTCGAAGGGAAGACGCTCGCATTCGGCCAGGGCACAGATCCAGAAGATCAGAAAGCCAACGGGCTGACGCCAAACATTCCAGCTCAGAAGACCAGCTCCTGTCTGCTGGTCAACAATGTCGATGGTGCTGAGTGAGTTGCTCATCATCACCACCGCCAACACCGCCAGGGCGAGGGGAATCTCATAGCTGATCGACTGAGCAGCGGCCCTCAGACCGCCAAGCAGGGAATATTTGTTGTTGGACGCGTAGCCGCTCATCAGCAAACCGATCGGCTGCACGCTGCTCAAGGAGATCCAGAGAAAGATGCCGATGCCCACATTGCTGATCAGCAGGTTCTGACCGAAGGGCACGATCAGCCAGGAGAGAATGACCGGAACCACCACCAGCACAGGGCCAAGGGTGAAAAGCAGCCCATCGGCTCGGGCGGGAATGATGTCTTCCTTGACGAGAAGCTTCAGGCCATCAGCAAGGGGCTGAAGCACGCCGAGGGCTCCGGCGTACTCAGGACCGATCCGTT
Proteins encoded:
- the nuoK gene encoding NADH-quinone oxidoreductase subunit NuoK; amino-acid sequence: MSDLLSGSVPLEAFLLLAAVLFCTGVWGLINSRNAVRVLMSIELMLNAVNINLMAFSSYVDGDLIRGQVFAVFVITVAAAEAAVGLAILLSLYRNRVTVDMERFNLLRW
- a CDS encoding NADH-quinone oxidoreductase subunit J, which codes for MTIAASTQLICFVVLGAVVVLGALGVVLLSNIVYSAFLLGGVFLAVAGLYLLLNASFVAAAQVLVYVGAVNVLILFAIMLVNKREDLAPVPGLSTRRLLSGGVCAGLFALLVRVVVTTPWATPGPAAIGEAATERIGEHLFTDYLLPFELASVLLLMAMIGAIVLARRDVQATDLGTGEEADQGLIEKARTPLLVDQGPS
- the ndhI gene encoding NAD(P)H-quinone oxidoreductase subunit I codes for the protein MFGFLKQVGEYTRDAVDAARNLTQGLAVTFDHMKRRPVTVQYPYEKLIPSERYRGRIHYEFDKCIACEVCVRVCPINLPVVDWVMNKETKKKELRNYSIDFGVCIFCGNCVEYCPTNCLSMTEEYELAAFDRHSLNFDNVALGRLPTSVTTDPSVQPLRELGYLPAGAMDPHGVPADQPRAGQLPEQILASLSSNPGSGAGDGGESSGSAPAKEESAE
- the nuoH gene encoding NADH-quinone oxidoreductase subunit NuoH; its protein translation is MSPGLDLEVSFSQTLQGLGLSPQAAHLLWLPLPMLLVLVAAVVGVLVTVWLERKISAAVQQRIGPEYAGALGVLQPLADGLKLLVKEDIIPARADGLLFTLGPVLVVVPVILSWLIVPFGQNLLISNVGIGIFLWISLSSVQPIGLLMSGYASNNKYSLLGGLRAAAQSISYEIPLALAVLAVVMMSNSLSTIDIVDQQTGAGLLSWNVWRQPVGFLIFWICALAECERLPFDLPEAEEELVAGYQTEYAGMKFALFYLGSYINLVLSALLVSVLYLGGWGFPIPVEWLAGWLGQSVDAPLVQVITGTVGIVMTVLKAYLLVFLAILLRWTTPRVRIDQLLDLGWKFLLPLSLVNLLVTAALKLAFPVAFGG